The DNA region CAGGACTTAATATATAATCATTTTTTTTGCACATCATCGTTAGTATTTCAAATAATTCATAATAATTATAGTCATCAAATTCAATAAAAGTATTGAATCGTGATTTTAATCCCGGATTGGAATTAAAGAAAGTTTTCATTGGTTCGGTATATCCCGCAACGATTACGACTAAATCTTCACGATAATCTTCAAGGGCTTTTGTTAATTCAGTTAGACATTCCCGTCCATAGGAATCGCTATTTTCATTTTCAGTAATACTATAAGCTTCATCAATAAAGAGCACACCACCTTTAGCTCTTTCAATAACTTTTTTCACTTTCAGTGCTGTCTGACCTTGGTACCCAGCAATCAAATCAGTTCTTGAGACTTCAATAAAATGCCCTTTTGATAGCAGTCCTATCTGCTTATATATTCTTCCGACTATTCTTGCTACGGTCGTTTTACCAGTGCCAGGATTACCTGTAAAAGCAAGATGCAGTGTACTTTTGCTTGTATGTAAATTTTGAGATTTTCTTAGTTGCTGAACTTGCTGATATGTAATCAGATCATTTACTTTTTTCTTAACGTTTTTTAATCCTACAAGTCCATTTAACTCTTCCAATAATTCATCTAATGTTCTTGAATCTTCATCATAATTATTAGAAGAGCATATTTCACTAATTGTTTTATATCCATAATATTCATACAAACTTTTTTTTAATGTTTCTGCCCCTAACCTGATTTCCTTTGAATAATTTGAATTCTCTGTTACGCTTTTTATCTTGTTTAAAATTTTTAATGTAGCATCTCTACTGTTATCATCTATTATTGATTGTGCATATTTTGAAATAGTACCTTTGCCATCAAGTACAGCGTCAAATTTTACTGCTGTCTTTAGCAAGGTATCGGACTGTATACTCAAACGATCACCTCATTATTATCCATAATAGTTCACCTATTACTCCTGCTAAAGCTATAGATGCAATTGAAATCGAAATCACAAGTTTTCTCGAAAAAACATTTTTATATTCGCTCAATTCTTTCTGAAGATTCTCTATTCGCTGTTCATATTCAGTCATTCTTAAGTTTTGTGAGGAAATATCGTTTTGTAATTGTGATATTACTCCGCTATTTCTTTCGATAATTTCCCATGATTCGTCAATATCATTTAAATGCTTCTGATTTGATAGTTCAGCTATAAACGCTGTTGCTTCACTGATTTCCTCGCTATGTTCATCAAGCTGCTTGTTTATGCCATTGATTGATTCTGAATTTTGATGAACGGCTTTTTTTACTTCAGTGATTTCTTTCTCGTTATTTAAAGCTTTTTCCCATGATTCATCGATATCATTTAAATGCTTCTGATTTGATAGTTCAGCTATAAATGCAGTTGCTTCACTGATTTCCTTGCTGTGTTCATCAAGCTGCTTGTTTATGCCATTGATTGATTCTGAATTTTGATGAACGGCTTTTTTTACTTCAGTGATTTCTTTCTCGTTATTTAAAGCTTTTTCCCATGATTCATCGATATCATTTAAATGCTTCTGATTTGATAGTTCAGCTATAAATGCAGTTGCTTCACTGATTTCCTTGCTGTGTTCATCAAGCTGCTTGTTTATGCCATTGATTGATTCTGAATTTTGATGAACAGCTTTTTTTACTTCAGTGGTTTCTTTCTCGTTATTTAAAGCTTTTTTCCAGGTTCCATCGATATCATTTAAATGCTTCTGATTTAATAGTTCAGCTATAAACGCTGTTGATTTACTGATTTCCTCGCTGTGTTCATCAAGCTGCTTGTTTATGCCATTGATTGATTCTGAATTTTGATGAACGGCTTTTTTTACTTCAGTGATTTCTTTCTCGTTATTTAAAGCTTTTTCCCATGATTCATCGATATCATTTAAATGCTTCTGATTTGATAGTTCAGCTATAAATGCAGTTGCTTCACTGATTTCCTCGCTGTGTTCATCAAGCTGCTTGTTTATGCCATTGATTGATTCTGAATTTTGATGAACGGCTTTTTTTACTTCAGTGATTTCTTTCTCGTTATTTAAAGCTTTTTCCCATGATTCATCGATATCATTTAAATGCTTCTGATTTGATAGTTCAGCTATAAATGCAGTTGCTTCACTGATTTCCTCGCTGTGTTCATCAAGCTGCTTGTTTATGCCATTGATTGATTCTGAATTTTGATGAACAGCTTTTTTTACTTCAGTGGTTTCTTTCTCGTTATTTAAAGCTTTTTTCCAGGTTCCATCGATATCATTTAAATGCTTCTGATTAGATAGCTCAGCTATAAACGCAGTTACTTCACTGATTTCCTTGCTGTTTTTATCAAGAGACTTAATTATCAAATCAGTATTATTACGCAATTCTTTTTTGAGCAAATCGATGTTTTTAAGATTATTATTTACCTGATTCCAGGTTTTATCAATATCATATAAATGTATCTGTTTTTTTTAGGTTATCGATAAAGCTAAAAATTTTTAATATAGACTCATTATTTTTTTTAACATCATAAACTAATGAATTTACCAGGACTGTATGTTCTTTTGCTTCTACGTCGATCAACCGAATATTTTCATTTATTATTTCTATGTCTTGAACTAATTCTTTTATATTTAACTCTAATTTCAATATATCTTCTTGAATGTTTGTCAGTTTTATTCCAAAACCGGATATTTTACCCCATGTCTCATCGATATCTTCAAGATGTACTATGTTTTCAAGTTTTTCTTTGTGTTTTTTCAAAACAGCTATTATTTTCTTTTGTTCTTCTACAGTTTTTTTCAAGCCATTTTGTGTACATTTAATCTCTTCAGCATTTTTCTCTGCAGCCTTAATTCCAAGAATAATCCCCGAAAGATATTCTTGATCTAAGTATTCAAAAGTTTGATATACATTATTAAATTCTTTTATTATAGATATATCATTACTATTGAGAAACGTTAAATATTTCTGAACTGCTTCGGTTACTTTATTCAATTCATATCCGGTTACTCGATGATTACCTAAATTTAAAAAGCCACCTTCGGTATCAACCTTTGGAAAATCAATTTTTAAATCTGTCTTTTGAGAAAAAGCCTTGAGCTGATTTTTAGCATTATCAAAATTATGTTTTGATAAATTGATATTGAAATCATATGGTGCAGGACTATTCATATTGCATATCCTCCAATAACCCAAAAAGAACAAGTGATTAATTTAACAAATTTTCAAGATCTTGATCCATACTATCAAAATCCTTTTGAATATCATTATTAGTTTCATCATTAAATATTTTATTACTTGCATCTTTTATAATTTCTGACGCATAAGCATGGTTCTGTTTAATATTATTTAAACTACGCTCTTTATTATTTACCATTTTGTATTTGTTTATCGCTATTATTTCAGTTTGATTGTTTAAAATATTATTACCTTTATTGATAATCTGTGAGTCAAGTTCATTTATTTTCTTTTTGTTAATAAGTTTTTGGATTTTCTTTATAACGATAGCGCCTATTATGCCGGCAACAACAGCACCTAAGAAAATTCCAAGAATATTAGCCAAGCTACCAAGTAAAGGAATTTCAAATGCAAAAAATGCACCCACCCCAGGTATAGCAATTAAAGCTTTTTCAATTACTTCTCCTAAAACTATAGCACCAGCTGCAGTGATTCCTGCGATAATAATTTTTCCAACTTCAAGTAATAATAGTCCTACAGACTTATTCTTATTAGCCGGATCTTTAATATAAGCAATCGCTTCCTTTAAAGATCTCCAGCCTTGTTTGATTAATGTGATAGCCTTACGAATTGTTGTGACAATTGGACCAAATATAGCTGATGCAACAGTAGTTACAGTCGCATCCAACGCTCCAATCAAACTGTTTTTTAAATTCTTCACAAAAGAAGTAATGGCTTCTTTTATGCTTGAAATTAGTGTTTTTAGTTTTTTATTGGTCGATTTAAACCATGAAACAAGTTTAGATATTATCTCTTTAACAAGATCAGCAAGCAACCGCATTAAAACAGTTCTTACAGCTTTCCCTCCTATTCTTTTAGCTTCTGCTCGCTGAGACTTTTTTCCGGCTTCTACTGATCGCTTTTCTGCCTCTTTCTTTAACCTTTCATATTCTTCACGTGCTTCGGCATCTCTTTTTCGTAATTCTTCCTCATCAATATTAAATCTTTCTGCCGGTTTTTTCCCATCTCTTTCCGAATCGAGCCAATCAGACATTTTACTATCGCCTTTAGATTGATTGGCTGCAGCATCTAATTTGCCTAAATTTTTTTCACTATTTGCAAATGCTATTTGTTCTTCAGTTGTCATATGAGCTGCTGCTTCAGGATCTCTAATTATTTCTCCAACTGGAAGAGTATGATCATTATGAACAGTAGCACTTCCGTTTTCACGATTTTTATCATATGCCTCACGAGCGTTAGGTTTAAGTACTGCTTTTTCTTCTCCTGTTATACGATCTTTTTTTGTTTTTATAGAGCCATCTTCGTTTTTTTGAA from Ruminococcus sp. HUN007 includes:
- a CDS encoding cation diffusion facilitator transporter, with amino-acid sequence MANENALLNDEYEEIDDESIDLDDLEEQLNNQIEEDLSELSFLEKEKEKITDPNSLGQIVKEVVWEQFINQMAATAGADFIKENNGLTLDLRNEAHIQTTENFANGKIATHNTEINYQERYDEWQDKFQKNEDGSIKTKKDRITGEEKAVLKPNAREAYDKNRENGSATVHNDHTLPVGEIIRDPEAAAHMTTEEQIAFANSEKNLGKLDAAANQSKGDSKMSDWLDSERDGKKPAERFNIDEEELRKRDAEAREEYERLKKEAEKRSVEAGKKSQRAEAKRIGGKAVRTVLMRLLADLVKEIISKLVSWFKSTNKKLKTLISSIKEAITSFVKNLKNSLIGALDATVTTVASAIFGPIVTTIRKAITLIKQGWRSLKEAIAYIKDPANKNKSVGLLLLEVGKIIIAGITAAGAIVLGEVIEKALIAIPGVGAFFAFEIPLLGSLANILGIFLGAVVAGIIGAIVIKKIQKLINKKKINELDSQIINKGNNILNNQTEIIAINKYKMVNNKERSLNNIKQNHAYASEIIKDASNKIFNDETNNDIQKDFDSMDQDLENLLN
- a CDS encoding AAA family ATPase yields the protein MSIQSDTLLKTAVKFDAVLDGKGTISKYAQSIIDDNSRDATLKILNKIKSVTENSNYSKEIRLGAETLKKSLYEYYGYKTISEICSSNNYDEDSRTLDELLEELNGLVGLKNVKKKVNDLITYQQVQQLRKSQNLHTSKSTLHLAFTGNPGTGKTTVARIVGRIYKQIGLLSKGHFIEVSRTDLIAGYQGQTALKVKKVIERAKGGVLFIDEAYSITENENSDSYGRECLTELTKALEDYREDLVVIVAGYTEPMKTFFNSNPGLKSRFNTFIEFDDYNYYELFEILTMMCKKNDYILSPEVCREIKDALKDYCNCKKDENFANGRLVRNVFDNLVMNHARRVIRIESPSKEDLSLILPYDFEYSLL